A single genomic interval of Daucus carota subsp. sativus chromosome 1, DH1 v3.0, whole genome shotgun sequence harbors:
- the LOC108222988 gene encoding putative B3 domain-containing protein At4g03170: MSRGMENLSEEDVAAALQLCSFQYIVLDPQSARELEEEKQRVQRSLPPPKPREKKTLHCFPSSSGNQPDDFPVALRRLVGKYCSPSWKKRLTESDLLDTQTRLLLKQSYVENKLYPLLTPEEVVQVKDGGLGVNVYDGEGNVYNMKFKLWGLKAYVLTNQNWLNFARDHNLVKGEDWITLWMFKHSRTGQVCFAIKTKPLSKVSVASGGKKVVSMDQCDSQKRSRNIASDRNGDGCSN; this comes from the coding sequence ATGTCTAGAGGAATGGAGAATTTGAGTGAAGAAGATGTGGCAGCCGCGTTGCAACTTTGTTCTTTCCAGTACATTGTTCTTGATCCTCAATCAGCCCGAGAATTAGAAGAAGAGAAACAAAGGGTGCAACGCTCTCTTCCTCCTCCCAAACCCCGCGAAAAGAAAACATTGCACTGCTTCCCTTCTTCGAGTGGAAACCAGCCGGATGATTTTCCTGTGGCGTTGCGTCGACTTGTGGGAAAATATTGCAGCCCCTCATGGAAGAAGAGATTGACAGAGAGTGACTTGTTGGATACTCAGACGAGGTTACTGCTTAAACAAAGCTATGTGGAGAATAAATTGTATCCACTTTTGACTCCTGAAGAAGTTGTGCAAGTGAAGGATGGTGGGCTTGGGGTGAATGTTTATGATGGGGAGGGTAATGTTTATAACATGAAGTTTAAGCTTTGGGGACTAAAGGCTTATGTGCTAACTAATCAGAACTGGCTTAACTTTGCCCGTGATCATAATCTTGTTAAAGGGGAAGACTGGATTACTCTTTGGATGTTCAAGCATTCAAGAACTGGTCAGGTGTGTTTCGCTATAAAGACCAAACCTCTGAGCAAAGTCTCTGTTGCTTCCGGAGGGAAGAAGGTGGTTAGCATGGATCAGTGCGACAGCCAGAAAAGAAGCCGAAACATTGCTTCTGATAGGAATGGTGATGGCTGCAGCAACTAA